The genomic DNA AGTTGTATAATCCAATAAACCATGATCCATGCAAAGCGCCATCTACACAATGATTTACAAATAAATTCCAGGGGCTTGAAAACGAATCCTAATCCATCTTATTTAAATGTTTGGATGATCAGCCACAAGTTTTGGCTTCTCTTTGAGCTGCATGTGCAATCTGTTTCAGGATGGTGGCTCCACTTCCACTGTACAGAACAGCGACTCTTCTTCCACTTCAGAGGTCAGTTACAAGTTTTCATGGCACGCTTTGTGAAACAAACTTAAGCCCAACAGGATTGTAAAATACGTGTGATGTTTATCTTCCAAACAGAGTAAAAGCACATCCACTTCCAATGGCAACACCTCCACAGCTCCAGTCTCTGACATCTCCCACCTGGTCAGAAAGAAGGTGAGGTTTTTTAACTTGCATTGATGTGGTGTAGCTATAATTGTGAGCCTCATTTGACTGCTGCCATGTATTGCAGAGGAAACCAGAGGAGAGTCCGGTGAAGGAGGATGTGAAGAAGGTGAAGCAGGACAACAGTCAGCCAGGTGAAACGCCTCTCACTAATGGAGATGCAGGTGAACACGCCAACGATATGGAAGTCGAAAGGTGAGgtctcatttctgtctgctgtgCCGTTTACTACTTACAACCTTGAACTTGTCTGAAATCCCGTCATCCTCTGTTTCAGTAAGTGAAGCTGCACTTTGTCTCCGTTCAAGAAGAGATTCACCAGCACAACAAGCTCTTAACTGTCTCTTACGCGTTTGCTGTTGTAAATACACATTTGTTCTCTAGTGTTTGACATTATACTGTAAAATTTAATAAAGATGGTTGGATAAACCTGTGTGTTAAACCTTCATTACTGGAGccatgaaaatgttttgtttctggCAGTTAAACTGTCCATAAATGTTTGTACTCTCCACATAAGTGGCTCCTTTAGTCATACTGGTTCTACAGCATTCTTCAGTCTAGAGGTCTGACTTAGGGTAGTTAACCATGTGGTCTGAAGAGAGGATTCAGTGTGCCATGCTGAGAGCAAAAGTGCAGTTTAATCAAGAGAATGCAAGAACCTGGGCCTTAGAGCTGATGGTTGAATACACGTGAACAGGAAAATTTAGTTGTGCAGTAACTGAAAGCCTGCGCTTGGATAAAGCACTAGATAAACAAAGGCTCTGTACCAACCTTAATAATACTGGTGTTTTAATTGCTAAAAACTTCTGATGCTGTTTATGCTTTTCAGCTTCCAATAATTCTCCTGGCTTAGTTCTACGTAGGGTGGATCAAAATTTCCGCAGTCATAAATTTTTGACAAGATTCCTGACGTccctggctgaaatgcagccccaaaccatgacacagCCTCCGCTGTTTTACAGAAGGCTGTAGACACCCACTGCCTTACCTCCCTCCTGGTCTCCTATACAAACTGACAATTTGACAATGTTCAAAATTgaattcatcactccataaaacTGTTGCCACTGACTTTCAATCCAGCTCTTATATATTTGTaaaatttggcatacctcatcCTTTTGTTTCCCTCccttaaaaatggcttcttgacagcaaCACCTGATCTCTGATgagcattttcatgtttttgttgcattttcttATGTCTTCAGGACATGACTGTAGATAAGTTTTAGCACACACTGCACCATACCAAGTTATAGAGAAGTTTCCAGTTAAAAGCTCATTGAGAATAGTGTATGAAGATGTTCTGACTTGATGCAGCTGATTAGATGGTTTGTAATGATTTGTCTAAACCAGACATGACTGGTCACACTTGGTTGTTTCATTAAACAGCAATCTATAGCATTCTTTTCTAGCTCTTCCCCCTGTGAggtaaacaataaaaggaagaCAGACATATAGGAGAAGACATCTTCATTTGCCAGAGAAGAAGAGGTACACATGCAGCTAATTATAGTAATAGCAATAATCACTATGGCTAATTAAAATGCCTGGGCCTTTTATCGTGCACGCTGGCTCACTGGGACACTGAAatgtgaatggaaatatgaagcCATTCTCAGTGTTATATAACCGTGGTGCTTTCCCTGCTAACAAAACTGAAAGcactgaagaaaataaaagctcAAACTGAAGTGTCAAAGACATGtaggatttaaaaatatatattagttTTAAAGGCCAACAAAATCTCAACATGTTATCAGCAACGTTTTAGAAATCATGATGATTAAAGCTGCAGAAGAGAGAAATCTAGAAAAacttgtagaaaaataaacatCCCTCCTCCTGCAGCTTCCCCCGCTCTCTATTCTAATCCCATCTATGTGGGCTGAAAAAACACAatactttaaatttaaatactGCATTATCCCACCACTTCTTACTTCCTgtgagaacttttttttttcacgacTCACCGGATCTCTGCCACAAGCCTGTGAATCTCCCGACATGAACTTAAACCCAGCCCAGAGGATGTGCAGGAATCTCGCTCCCTCTCAGACTGAATTTACATCTGCTGCAaggttattaatgtttttgttcCAGATGTAGCCACAGACCTGCTGCCTACCCTCACAATGTGGGTCACAAAAACAAGCCTGCTTACACATTTCATCCCAAAATTAAAGCACAGCCTCTCAAAGCATCGCATATGTGGGAAACTGGAACTTTTCTATAACAAAAATGTTTCAGTGTTGCATTTACTGATGTTGCCGGGCTGATCTACAGCTGTTGTTTTTGCTACTCTGTCCTTCAAGAAACAACAATTGTCCTACAGGAAATACTGGCATCGTTTGGACTCCATCTACAAATAGTCACATGATGTGTGGACTTAAAAACACCACAGTAGCCAGATTCATATTGAAACATATCAGCTTGTCAGGAAccaatttttattaatatcattAATAATGTGTCATCAGCATCATCAATGAAATGAGTTAGTCTGTTTAAAGCAGAATCAAGTGTGCATTCATTGCCCTTCTTTTCTTGATGAACACTTCAGTTCCACAAAGCGAGGAAGAAAAAGGAAGGGGGGGAGACGGAGggtttgtgggtgtgtgtgtgtgtgtgtggggaaaatcgGTCAAAAGAGGGCAGGGACTGCAGTGAAGGAGGAAACGCAGGGAAAACGACGTCTGGCAGAGCAGGAATCTCCCCCTTCACTGGGATATGATTGGTTTTTCCCTTGtgcaagaacaacaaaaacaaaaaaacaaaatcaaaaaagaAAGATCTTCAGAATGGTGCTCTAAAAACAAAGATGACAGAGGAAGAGGGGAATTGCTTGCTGGGATGTGGTGTTggctgttgttgtgttgttggtattttttttcttcttctttttgttccaTAAAGCCACGTTAGGATTTGATGCAGTCGTCGTCATCAGAGGTCTGGCTGCTGCTACTGGTTTCGGACTCGGAGCCCTCCTCGACGTGTGCCTCCGCCACACTCCTCCAGGGGGTGAAGTGGAGGGTCACACCCCGTGTCCTCGGGAGAACCCCATTCCTTTGAATGCCGTTCCTCTTCAGCTAGTCAAAACACAATCACGTCGTTTAATGTGTGAGACAGACTGAGTTGAGCTAGACGTAAGCAGAGTCAGCGTTTCCTCTGAGAGCTCACCTGTTCAGTTTTAGTCTGGAACTCTCTCAGCTCGTCCTCTGTCAGAGGCAGGAAGTTGTCATCATTTTCTGGGTACTCCTGCCAGCCCATGGCCTTCAGCAACCTAGATAAGCATAGTAATTTTCTGCTtagctgtctgtgtgttttggcctgtgtgtatatataaggCTGTTAGCAGTGTCCTACCTGTGCTCTGCCTCCAGGGAGCTGGACAGGTGTTCGGTGTCTGAGTCACTCAGAGAGTAAGACAGACCATTCTCATGACAGCCTTCCTCGCTGTAGGCTTTGGGCTCTGGGGTGCTGCTTTCACCCTGCAAGAATTATTTTTAAGTTTAGCCCCAGCTGCCCTTTATGTGCTGACAAAAAGCTCTTATCCAGGACCATAACACTGCATTTCACACATGACTTCTACGTGCAGAGAATGCAGAGACCATGATCGTGTTCCACATTCAGCAGCACATTCTCTTAAAGTGTATCTATTATGCTAGTCTCTAGCTCTACATTTTGATTGAGGTTTTAAATGATCTACAGTGAGGACCTGTGCAGGTCCCCCTTCCCTAATAATCCcttcatgtgattggctgcccATTGCCTGGCTTCTATAAACAACCCACGAGCTGTGAGGCACACTTCCTCGTATAAGGAACCATGACCATATACGGAATTTCATGCAGCTTGACACAAGCACAGAAGAGACGTAAAACGCTGAAGCAGTGTGATGAATTTTGCTCTGGCCCTTTTAATactttggggggaaaaaaactaaatatccAAACTGCTGCCTACCTCTCCTgatgttcctgggctgctgcttGTTGTCAGCTCTCCAGTACCCTCGTCCTTCAGAGTTCTCAGGAACTCGCTCTTACGGTCTGGACCGCGACGCATCAACTTCAGCCGTGACGGAGCAATATCTATGGGAGGAGTCGTGCTTGAAGGGTGCTGCAGGTGTGAGCCGCAAATAGTCATGAAGTGACAGAAAAGGAGAAATAAAAGTTAATATTATTCTTTTTGTCACCTGAGACATCAGTGCAAGAGATCTAAACTATCTGCTCAACTGATTTCAAAGCATGGCAACAATGACACATCTGTAGTAACAGCAAAGCAAGACCTTCACAAAATTGCTTGCTTTTCATTGGGGTTGCTTCATCCTTCTTCTCACCTCTTTTGTAGTATTGTGCTGTGGTGCACTGACTGGGGTGCTGGGTTTGGCTGCAGAGACGGGGCTGGTGAAGACTGAATCTCGGCCTGGCATGTGAAGACCAGACTTTGGGATCTCTCTACCACTGGATTTCCACTGGGTGCTCTGGAAAAGAGGACATGAGAGTGTTTAAAAACTCTTTTACTGCAGGCTACCATGCACGCTGGCCAGTGCACCGGTGTTATCTCTATTATGCACATTTGCTTGATAAGCAAATCTTCTCTCGGAAATGGAATCAAGCAAGCCGTTAATTAACTCAAAACATCTCAGCAGTCATACTTTGGTAGGGGCCACAGCCGGCTTTGGGACCAGGTTCTTGTAGACGCTGGAGCCTGTGATGGGAGCTTTGCTGCCGTTGGTTGGCAGGGCACCAGCAGTGGCAAACCCTGCAGAGAAGGCTGTGCTGGGATCCTCCTTGGAAATTTTTTTGATAACCAGCATTTTGGACACCATCTGTTTGCCACTTGGTGGATTTTCTGGAAAATAATCAAGACTATCAAATTAAATCTTAGAGATGATGGTGCAAGGGAAAAaatcttttgtctttttgagCACAGAAATTGAGTCAGGGCGAAAAGCTTACCCCATACTCCAGCGTGGGGAGCGACTGCTCGTGTCTGAGCCCCAGGCTTTCCAGTTGTTTCAGGGTTGAGCGAAggctaaaaatacaaataaagagGTGCCTACATTAAATATGTCATCTTTCAAATTTTGTAATTACAAGTTATGTTTAAAGGCAATAATCTGAGTACAGACTGTGAGGCATAACACTCATAAATCCTCTTCTGCTTCTATTACAAGGCAAATAttgaaaaggagaaaatggTTCCAGTAGTTATCCCACTGTAGTGTAACAGGAAAAACGGGGGTCAACTACTCACAAAGTCCTCCTCCACAAACTTCAGCTTGTCGTCCTTGCTGTCCTTGCGTTCCTCGTTGGGGAATTTGTCCGGGTACGAGGTGCCCTTGCGGGGATGGAAGTTACCATTGCGCTGCCGGTGCCCCCCCTGCCTGTCCCTGTCGCCTCCTCCCCGTTTGGGGTGGCGTCCCTGGTGGTGGTGGCTGTCCTGGGAACCCCGCGGAGCTCCATGCCAGCTGGGCGTTTCCTTCCAACATGAGGCCCCTGCCAGCCCACCGTGCCCTCCTTTAGCCACCCCCGAGTCCACTGAGTCATGTCTCAGAAGCAGAGAGGGCTGCTGCCATCCATCACCTCCAGAGAGAGCACACATACAGTGGAAATAATGACTGTCTGACAAGCAATACCAATGAAATGTGACTTTGACAGCAAGGGTTTCCTCACAACCTTCACAAATAACATCTGAATGCCTTGAATCTTTAACAGTGTTTCTCTGTGACAGTAATAACCTCTGATGACTCACACTGTGTGCATGTATTTGGTATAAGCAGAGAGGGACGACAAAGAAGAAACGCAGAAACTTTTTACTGGGTGAAGAAATGATTTACCCAGGAAAACAACATCACAGAAAACTGAGCTGAAACAGCTGAATAGGAATGTGAGACTCCACACCATCACTGAGATTCACAGAGAAGGTGAACCATCATTATAAAACTGGCATCACACCACATTTATTCTTAGTTCACACAAACGACTGGATGACAGCAGTAAGAGGGGACTGTACAAAAACAGATTTGCAGGGTGGAGGACACCAAATAACAGCCATATTCTACAGAGAAAGCAgagaggtgtgtgtgcgtgcgtgcgaaGGACGATACGACACCAACACCACCCATTTACAGCACTGTTATGACACCACTGCCTTCAACACTATAATCCAAGCACATCATATCATTATCCAAGATGGAGACCCAAACTGGATGCTCTTACATCAGAAGTTTATTTCCTGCTTAGATCTTCAGCTACACAAAATGCAAGACTCCAACTCTAGATCTTAAAAACTGTAACAAAAGAATCTAATTCATCTTACTTTGAGTCTCCATACAACCCTATCTGTCTATCactgagaacagaaaacaagtAGTCAACGTCACTATCTTTATAATCCCACCTTAGCAGTTTTGaatacaaaaaacccccaaaaaacaatgTAGGTGGCAGCTGACTTAAATCTAAAGATGATTTTAAAGCCTTGACAGACACCTCCACTCCTCCTACGTGGGTGCGTCAGCTTAAGAAGTCTGATTAGACTTCTTCTGCAGGCTGTGCTGACAGGTACAAAGTGCACTTGACTGATATCTCCCCCATTTCCTTATTGGTTGTGTTATACTGTCCTACTCACTCTTTATTCACAGCTagccgatttttttttttcgtaaGGGAATGTCCAACATGGCTTCATTCAGCTTTCACCTGACTAGATGTGTAAATCAGAGGGATTCAACCAAGACCCAATTCACCTAAAACTGTCCAGACAACAGAAGTTATTACTGCTCATTAgatcatttttttccatttaatgACTgaccagttaaaaaaaaaacaaacccagtgATAAACAGCCTGAGATATTTAAGTTTTCCACATTCATAGAATTCCTTCAGTCTACTATTGTTATGTTGTAAATTAATATTTACAGTTCACAACAGAAAGGCAAAAACTTTCAAATGTACAATATTTGtaactaaaaataaactatACATAATTGTCCAGatctaaaaataatttaaatttcCACCCATTTTCACTCAGGAATAAAAGAAATTCATTTTTTGTAAAATTTGAGTCATGGCTTTACTGCAAACACTTGGCCACTGGGCAAGATTATACCTTTTAATGAGCCAGTACTGGCCCCCAGGCTTCATGTTTGACACTCCTGAGATTAATATGTACTGtaacttattttaaaaaaaaaaacaaaaacctacaACAGTAACACAGTGTATAAAGACCCAGAGGTTGTGTTTTAGCTACAGCTACACAAGATTGTAAGTGAGCTGTTTATACAGTGTGGCAATGCATTTATAATTGGAACAATGTGATATCTGAAAAAGGTATGACTATGTCATGCATTTTTCTCTCTTCAAAGCCATTCCTGAAAGAAAATACATCATATCTGTACAGTACAATATCCTGTTGTTatactgttcattttttaaggGTTTGTATTGTATAACAAACTGCAGAGGACCAGATCAGCCTGGAATCTGATGTGTGCAGAAATGGGAGAAGCATGCGTcccagtacatttgcataaagtCAGAGGGAAAGCAGAGGAGGAACACAGCAGAGAGTACTCAGGTTAAAATGTGCTGCATGATATGAAAGGCTTTAAACCACCTCTCTGCAACCTTTTTATTCTTACTGAGaagtttaaatacaaaaatgaatAGTAGGCTCCATTCACACTTCCCCTCATGCAGTAAAGCCCCCAGATAATAACAACAGGTTGAACTGTTACCTGTCGGAGCACGCAGGGAGCCATTGTTGAAAAAACCATCAGAAGAGTTGTGGCGGCGGCGGCTCACAGCAGTTCTGGCATCTTTGTGGGGTGGGAGATCACCTTGTTTCTCAAGGTTGGCAGCAGGGGactggaggaggagagaaagagaacaGTGTTAATCAAAGCTAACACGTAACAATGCCCAGAGAAAGTGGACAATAACGTAACAGGCCACTGCATAACTGGAACTGAAATTAGAGAATTTTTCACTACATTTTCCTACTTTATTTTTGTCCTGGCGAAGAGACTTAGATTAGCTTAATTCCcatctgtacttttttttttctctccttctccctctaACTATGAGTCAATCTATTCTTGAGGAGCgaaagtggaggaaaaaaaaaaaggaagacaaaaatgaaactaCATAGAATCGTATAAAGCTTTGTCATAAGAAATGTGCAAATGAGAAAACCTAAAAAAATCCAAGCAAACACTGCACACCCAGCTCTTGGTGGTAAATCCTGAAGGTTTAATAATACTGACTAAAAGCGCTCCTCTTGATACGAATCATATCCTAGTCATCGGCTGAGGTTCAAAGATCAAATCAGATTGTGTTCTTCAAGCTTCATGGAGGGCTTCTCaactcagacacacaaaaagaagttaaaaaaatgcaacttcACCCTGTCTGGCGTATGCTGACTAATCCCTTGACATAAATGACACCGAGGTGAAGTTGTGTGCAAGGTGGATAATAACTGTCTAGTATCTCGATTTCACAGAGACCAATGAGCTTGGCAACAGATTACACTAAGCTCCAATAAACAGCTCAAATATGTAAACTACATGCTGAAGATGCTGCTTGGTTTTTAGACCTGAGAATTAACCAGCTTATAAATGTTATTCAGTCAGCATTGTTTTCTTGTTGGCCACCACCTACTGCCGAATGGATAACATCACAGCTTGGTTCAACAGTCAGTATTCATATCTCAGACCACCTCTTTAATTCAGTGGTTTTGCATGTCCATGACGCTGATACTGTTATCACTGTTACTGCCCCGATACAGGAAAATATTAATTGCGTGGAAGAGGCTCTTACTTGTGCTGTGAAGACACCGAGAGACCACATCACATATTACGTAATGCGAGATATGACACGGGCTACTTCTATTTACACATCTAACATAACTGTTAAACAGCTGACTAGGCATCAATATTGACCTGAAAAAGGGATTTAAAGTGGCCTTATATGCCAGCCAGCAAAATTCAGGGGTAAAAATTTAATcagcctacaaaaaaaatgACCACGCAGTCAGGTTGAAGAATAGAGTggtaataaaacacatttggtCATCACAAATTTCACTCAAGCAGCATGTGCTGCTATCCTGAAGACTTAGAACCAGTCCCTCCAGGAATCTGACTCCTCACCAAGACATTAAACATCAAACGTggcaaaagtttaaaa from Pelmatolapia mariae isolate MD_Pm_ZW linkage group LG18, Pm_UMD_F_2, whole genome shotgun sequence includes the following:
- the gpbp1l1 gene encoding vasculin-like protein 1 translates to MAQHDFVPAWLNFSTPQPAKSPAANLEKQGDLPPHKDARTAVSRRRHNSSDGFFNNGSLRAPTGDGWQQPSLLLRHDSVDSGVAKGGHGGLAGASCWKETPSWHGAPRGSQDSHHHQGRHPKRGGGDRDRQGGHRQRNGNFHPRKGTSYPDKFPNEERKDSKDDKLKFVEEDFPSLNPETTGKPGAQTRAVAPHAGVWENPPSGKQMVSKMLVIKKISKEDPSTAFSAGFATAGALPTNGSKAPITGSSVYKNLVPKPAVAPTKSTQWKSSGREIPKSGLHMPGRDSVFTSPVSAAKPSTPVSAPQHNTTKEHPSSTTPPIDIAPSRLKLMRRGPDRKSEFLRTLKDEGTGELTTSSSPGTSGEGESSTPEPKAYSEEGCHENGLSYSLSDSDTEHLSSSLEAEHRLLKAMGWQEYPENDDNFLPLTEDELREFQTKTEQLKRNGIQRNGVLPRTRGVTLHFTPWRSVAEAHVEEGSESETSSSSQTSDDDDCIKS